In one window of Thermus aquaticus DNA:
- the glmS gene encoding glutamine--fructose-6-phosphate transaminase (isomerizing): protein MCGIVGYIGFRKATDVLVDGLRRLEYRGYDSAGVAVKTAEGLKVVKRSGKLSVLEAALREEGLEGHLGIGHTRWATHGAPTDPNAHPHTTEDGRVALIHNGIVENYLELKEALKARGHRFSSDTDSEVLAHLIEEKYRGNLLEALRKALQEVRGAYAVVAVHQDHEEIVAARTVSPLVVGLGEGENFLASDVPALLPYTRKVIFLHDGDVARITREGVEITDLLGNPLLREAVEVDWSLEAAEKGGFPHYMLKEIYEQPWVLENTLGGRLLEEVGDVDLGLELDPLEVDRVHMVACGTAAYAGLYGKYLLEGLARIPVEWDVASEYRYRDPVVDGKTLAVAISQSGETIDTLEGLREAKRKGARTLGVINAKGSSLTREVEAVLYIHAGPEIGVASTKAYMAMLAAMAMLAIRFGRARGTLGQEEARALIRELKKLPRLVEEVLEKRPIVAHIAEKYHQAQDFLFLGRHVQVPTAYEGALKLKEISYIHAEAYPAGEMKHGPIALIDERLPVVVLATQGPLYEKTLSNIQEVRARGGKVIAVATEGDEEIRKLAQDVVYVPQVHPLLSPMVSVVPLQLLAYEVAVLLGRDVDQPRNLAKSVTVE from the coding sequence ATGTGCGGCATCGTCGGGTACATCGGGTTTAGAAAGGCCACGGACGTCCTCGTAGACGGGCTCAGGCGGCTGGAGTACCGGGGGTACGACTCCGCCGGGGTGGCGGTGAAGACGGCGGAGGGCCTGAAGGTGGTGAAGCGCTCCGGGAAGCTTTCCGTCCTGGAGGCCGCGCTAAGGGAGGAGGGGCTTGAGGGCCACCTGGGCATCGGCCACACCCGCTGGGCCACCCACGGGGCCCCCACCGACCCCAACGCCCACCCCCACACCACCGAGGACGGGCGCGTCGCCCTCATCCACAACGGCATCGTTGAGAACTACCTGGAGCTCAAGGAGGCGCTGAAGGCCAGGGGCCACCGCTTCAGCTCGGACACCGACAGCGAGGTCCTGGCCCACCTCATAGAGGAGAAGTACCGGGGCAACCTCCTGGAAGCCCTCAGGAAGGCTTTGCAGGAGGTGCGGGGGGCCTACGCCGTGGTGGCCGTGCACCAGGACCACGAGGAGATCGTGGCCGCCAGGACCGTGAGCCCCCTGGTGGTGGGCCTGGGGGAGGGGGAGAACTTCCTGGCCTCGGACGTGCCCGCCCTTCTGCCCTACACGAGGAAGGTCATCTTCCTCCACGACGGGGACGTGGCCCGCATCACCCGGGAGGGGGTGGAGATCACGGACCTCCTGGGGAACCCCCTCCTGCGGGAGGCGGTGGAGGTGGACTGGAGCCTCGAGGCGGCGGAGAAGGGGGGCTTTCCCCACTACATGCTGAAGGAGATCTACGAGCAGCCCTGGGTCCTGGAGAACACCCTGGGGGGGAGACTCCTGGAGGAGGTGGGGGACGTGGACCTGGGCCTGGAGCTGGACCCCCTGGAGGTGGACCGGGTCCACATGGTGGCCTGCGGGACGGCGGCCTACGCCGGGCTTTACGGGAAGTACCTCCTGGAGGGCCTCGCCCGGATCCCCGTGGAGTGGGACGTGGCCAGCGAGTACCGCTACCGGGACCCGGTGGTGGACGGAAAAACCCTGGCCGTGGCCATCAGCCAGTCCGGGGAGACCATTGACACCCTGGAGGGCCTGCGGGAGGCCAAGCGCAAGGGGGCCAGGACCCTGGGGGTCATCAACGCCAAGGGCTCTAGCCTCACCCGGGAGGTGGAGGCGGTTCTCTACATCCACGCCGGGCCGGAGATCGGCGTGGCCTCCACCAAGGCCTACATGGCCATGCTGGCGGCCATGGCCATGCTGGCCATCCGCTTCGGCCGGGCCCGGGGCACCCTGGGCCAGGAGGAGGCCCGGGCCCTGATCCGGGAGCTCAAAAAGCTTCCCCGCCTGGTGGAGGAGGTCCTGGAGAAGCGGCCCATCGTGGCCCACATCGCCGAGAAGTACCACCAAGCCCAGGACTTCCTCTTCCTGGGGCGGCACGTCCAGGTGCCCACCGCCTACGAGGGGGCCCTTAAGCTCAAGGAGATCAGCTACATCCACGCCGAGGCCTACCCCGCCGGCGAGATGAAGCACGGCCCCATCGCCCTCATTGACGAGCGCCTGCCCGTGGTGGTCCTGGCCACCCAGGGCCCCCTTTACGAGAAGACGCTCTCCAACATCCAGGAGGTGCGGGCCCGGGGCGGGAAGGTGATCGCCGTCGCCACCGAGGGGGACGAGGAGATAAGGAAGCTCGCCCAGGACGTGGTCTACGTGCCCCAGGTCCACCCCCTTCTCTCCCCCATGGTGAGCGTGGTGCCCCTGCAGCTCCTTGCCTACGAGGTGGCCGTCCTCCTGGGCCGGGACGTGGACCAGCCCCGGAACCTGGCCAAGAGCGTCACCGTGGAGTAG
- a CDS encoding HD domain-containing phosphohydrolase, translating into MGTKALELKRLEALAQAFRLLSPLTTREEVYARTVQALKENTRAVSVLLWLYRPEEDQMELVAAAGLSPSKLGVRFSRGQGVSWEVLEKGEPLFLPDVSQDPRVVFLSGKRQAGVYLGVPLRSPEGQVLGVLSLDTAGGVGEILPEERFLVQALAEAAGMVLSRIEALETARLEAERYKAFLDLTLALEASREPLVMAQEALETLLRLTPYHGGALYLFQEGEVRPAVKAGRYPPDFPRLYEAHPIRFGEGLLGHPRLWEGPVYVEDYARFPGALRPYAESGLRSALLVPLKPEGRRYGVLALGSFGEAIPYRQEDEAALKMVARRLEESLERLFQLERLRLTREAALKALSRVLEYRDLETKGHTERVAELALRLGQALGFPDLEGLRLGAYFHDLGKLALPDEILKKPAALSTGEWRLVKTHPEVGLEILKDLPFFPKTALNVVLYHHERWDGSGYPKGLKGEEIPLEARIFAVVDVWDALISQRPYKEAWPEARAREELLAQAGKTLDPKVVRVFLEIV; encoded by the coding sequence ATGGGTACCAAGGCCCTGGAGCTGAAGCGCCTCGAGGCCCTGGCCCAGGCCTTCCGCCTCCTCTCGCCCCTGACCACGAGGGAAGAGGTGTACGCCAGGACCGTCCAGGCCCTTAAGGAGAATACCCGGGCGGTTTCCGTCCTCCTTTGGCTTTACCGGCCGGAGGAGGACCAGATGGAGCTGGTGGCGGCGGCGGGGCTTTCCCCCTCCAAGCTGGGGGTCCGCTTTTCCCGGGGGCAGGGGGTTTCCTGGGAGGTCCTGGAAAAGGGGGAGCCCCTTTTCCTCCCCGATGTCTCCCAGGACCCCAGGGTGGTCTTCCTCTCGGGGAAGCGGCAGGCCGGGGTCTACCTGGGGGTGCCCCTACGGAGCCCGGAGGGGCAGGTCCTGGGGGTGCTCTCCCTGGACACCGCCGGGGGGGTGGGGGAGATCCTGCCCGAGGAACGCTTCCTGGTTCAGGCCCTGGCCGAGGCGGCGGGGATGGTCCTTTCCCGGATTGAGGCCCTAGAAACGGCCCGCCTCGAGGCGGAGCGATACAAGGCCTTCCTGGACCTCACCCTGGCCCTGGAGGCCTCCCGGGAGCCCCTGGTCATGGCCCAGGAGGCCCTAGAGACCCTCCTCCGCCTCACCCCCTACCACGGGGGGGCCCTCTACCTCTTCCAGGAGGGGGAGGTGCGGCCGGCGGTGAAGGCAGGCCGCTACCCCCCGGATTTCCCCCGCCTCTACGAGGCCCACCCCATCCGCTTTGGGGAGGGGCTCTTGGGCCACCCCAGGCTCTGGGAGGGGCCCGTCTACGTGGAGGACTACGCCCGCTTCCCCGGGGCCCTGAGGCCTTACGCCGAAAGCGGCCTCCGCTCCGCCCTCCTGGTCCCCCTCAAGCCCGAGGGGCGGCGCTACGGGGTCCTGGCCTTAGGAAGCTTTGGGGAAGCCATCCCTTACCGCCAGGAGGACGAGGCCGCGCTGAAAATGGTGGCCAGGAGGCTGGAGGAGTCTCTGGAGCGCCTCTTCCAGCTGGAGCGCCTCCGCCTCACCCGCGAGGCCGCCTTAAAGGCCCTTTCCCGGGTGCTGGAGTACCGGGACCTGGAGACCAAAGGGCACACGGAGCGGGTAGCGGAGCTGGCCCTCCGCCTGGGGCAGGCCCTGGGCTTTCCCGACCTGGAGGGCCTCCGCCTGGGGGCCTACTTCCACGACTTGGGCAAGCTGGCCCTCCCTGACGAGATCCTGAAGAAACCCGCCGCCCTCTCCACGGGGGAGTGGCGGCTGGTCAAGACCCACCCCGAGGTGGGCCTGGAGATCCTAAAGGACCTCCCCTTCTTCCCAAAGACGGCCCTGAACGTGGTCCTTTACCACCACGAGCGCTGGGACGGCTCCGGTTACCCCAAGGGGCTCAAGGGGGAGGAGATCCCCTTGGAGGCCCGCATCTTCGCCGTGGTGGACGTGTGGGACGCCCTCATCTCCCAAAGGCCCTACAAGGAGGCCTGGCCGGAGGCCCGGGCCCGGGAGGAGCTCCTGGCCCAGGCGGGCAAGACCTTGGACCCAAAGGTGGTGCGGGTCTTCCTGGAAATCGTCTAG
- a CDS encoding DUF4127 family protein yields the protein MRPALFLAPLLALALGQTLYLPLDDRPPNLAPCAWGPVLCPPREAYRGPEGADAGRLRAWLLATPGQRLVASLDVLAYGGLLQSRHLPLAPEDALARLLPLLSWKVRHGGEVYLFGVIPRWDATFRERNLQVLKALAPWAGLGGVYLEAVWDDAVRGSPAPREAALLPYPSRPGADEAGQVLLLRASRPGLKVAVVYETPALARQVTPYEGLPLEETVARLLGSAAARPTALEEGPDLVLYVYGGKSPRQAALDLLRLMARHPVALADLSRVNRGDPGLMAYLQGLGLYGRLFAYAAWGTPANNLGSALAQGGLFLGDREGRLLRLAEAYFGYWWGEVGRPWVRARFPEPLPEGAGEVAALWPHLVLEGRRVVLRRVAFPWKRAFEAEPSLGWVPADRGPFLVR from the coding sequence TTGAGGCCCGCCCTCTTTCTAGCCCCCCTTCTGGCCCTGGCCCTGGGCCAGACCCTCTACCTGCCCTTAGACGACCGCCCTCCCAACCTGGCCCCGTGCGCCTGGGGGCCCGTTCTCTGCCCTCCCAGGGAGGCTTATAGGGGGCCGGAAGGGGCGGACGCGGGGAGGCTTCGCGCCTGGCTCCTCGCCACGCCAGGCCAGCGCCTCGTGGCCAGTCTGGATGTCCTGGCCTACGGGGGGCTTCTCCAAAGCCGCCACCTCCCCCTCGCCCCCGAGGACGCCCTGGCCCGGCTCCTTCCCCTCCTCTCCTGGAAGGTGCGCCATGGGGGCGAGGTCTACCTTTTCGGGGTCATTCCCCGGTGGGACGCCACCTTCAGGGAGAGGAACCTTCAGGTTCTCAAGGCCCTCGCCCCCTGGGCGGGGCTTGGGGGAGTGTATCTGGAGGCGGTCTGGGACGACGCCGTCCGGGGCTCCCCCGCGCCCAGGGAGGCCGCCCTCCTCCCTTACCCCTCCCGCCCCGGGGCCGACGAGGCGGGGCAGGTTTTGCTCCTCAGGGCCTCGAGGCCCGGGCTTAAGGTGGCCGTGGTCTACGAGACCCCCGCCTTGGCCCGGCAGGTGACCCCCTACGAGGGCCTTCCCCTGGAGGAGACGGTGGCCCGCCTTCTGGGAAGCGCTGCCGCCAGGCCCACGGCCCTCGAGGAGGGGCCGGACCTGGTCCTTTACGTCTACGGCGGGAAGAGCCCCCGCCAGGCCGCTTTGGACCTCCTCCGCCTCATGGCCCGCCACCCCGTGGCCCTGGCCGACCTTTCCCGGGTGAACCGGGGGGACCCCGGGCTCATGGCCTACCTCCAAGGCCTGGGCCTCTACGGGCGGCTTTTCGCCTACGCCGCCTGGGGCACCCCCGCCAACAACCTGGGGAGCGCCCTGGCCCAGGGAGGGCTTTTCCTGGGGGACCGGGAGGGGCGGCTTCTGCGGCTCGCCGAGGCCTACTTTGGCTACTGGTGGGGGGAGGTGGGGAGGCCCTGGGTGCGGGCCCGTTTCCCCGAGCCCCTGCCGGAGGGGGCCGGAGAGGTGGCCGCCCTTTGGCCCCACCTGGTCCTGGAGGGCCGGCGGGTGGTCCTTCGCAGGGTGGCCTTCCCCTGGAAGCGGGCCTTTGAGGCTGAACCCAGCCTTGGCTGGGTCCCCGCGGACCGGGGCCCGTTCCTGGTACGCTAG
- the trxB gene encoding thioredoxin-disulfide reductase, protein MEFTLTGLGQKGGKEETYDVVIIGGGPAGLTAGIYAGRGGLKTVIVEKGLPGGQIAQTEEVENYPGFPEGISGPELAGRMAKQAEKFGARIVMDEVQGLERTEEGFLVRGFEGNYPARVVIIATGANPRKLQVPGEEKFYGRGVSTCATCDAFFYRDKEVVVVGGGDAAVEEGLFLTKFARKVTLVHRRDELRANKMAQARAFQNPKMHFLFSHVVTEILGEEQVTGVRLKNLKTGEEYVYPTDGVFVFIGHEPNTGFLRGVVELRPDGYIAVRDEVFTSVPGIFAAGDVADPIYRQLTTSVGAGTRAAMMAEKYLAEREEAVRG, encoded by the coding sequence ATGGAGTTCACCCTGACTGGGCTCGGGCAAAAGGGCGGGAAGGAGGAAACCTACGACGTGGTCATCATCGGCGGGGGGCCCGCGGGCCTCACGGCGGGCATCTACGCCGGCCGGGGCGGCCTGAAGACGGTGATCGTGGAAAAGGGTCTCCCCGGCGGGCAGATCGCCCAGACCGAGGAGGTGGAGAACTACCCCGGATTCCCCGAGGGCATCTCTGGGCCGGAGCTGGCGGGCAGGATGGCAAAGCAGGCGGAGAAGTTCGGGGCCCGCATCGTCATGGACGAGGTGCAGGGCCTGGAGAGGACGGAGGAGGGCTTTCTGGTGCGGGGTTTTGAGGGGAACTACCCCGCCCGGGTCGTCATCATCGCCACCGGGGCCAACCCCAGGAAGCTCCAGGTCCCGGGGGAGGAGAAGTTCTACGGTCGGGGGGTTTCCACCTGCGCCACCTGCGACGCGTTCTTCTACCGGGATAAGGAGGTGGTGGTGGTGGGCGGGGGGGACGCCGCCGTGGAGGAAGGGCTTTTCCTCACCAAGTTCGCCCGCAAGGTGACCCTGGTCCACCGCCGGGACGAGCTTCGGGCCAACAAGATGGCCCAGGCCCGGGCCTTCCAGAACCCCAAGATGCACTTCCTCTTTTCCCACGTGGTCACGGAGATCCTGGGGGAGGAGCAGGTGACGGGGGTGCGGCTCAAGAACCTGAAGACCGGGGAGGAGTACGTCTACCCCACGGACGGGGTCTTCGTCTTCATCGGCCACGAGCCCAACACCGGCTTTCTCCGGGGGGTGGTGGAGCTGAGGCCCGACGGCTACATCGCCGTTCGGGACGAGGTCTTCACCTCGGTCCCGGGCATCTTCGCCGCCGGGGACGTGGCCGACCCCATCTACCGCCAGCTGACCACCAGCGTGGGGGCCGGGACCCGGGCGGCCATGATGGCGGAGAAGTACCTGGCGGAGAGGGAAGAAGCGGTCAGGGGTTGA
- the fmt gene encoding methionyl-tRNA formyltransferase: protein MRVAFFGTPSWAVPVLDALNRHHQVVLVVTQPDKPKGRGLKPAPSPVAQYALEHGLPLLKPERLKGNEEFLETFRAASPEVAVTAAYGKILPKEVLEVPPYGFLNLHPSLLPKYRGPAPVPWALIRGEKETGVAIMKTEEGLDTGPLYALWRTEILPEEDAVALAERLRDKGIELLLKVLQDLPHLTPTPQEGEASYAPLLTKEEGRIRFGESAEAIYNRHRGVQPWPGSYFFHEGRRVKVLKMRPEPGQGEPGVVQAVDREGVLVGTGEGLIRLLEVQPEGRRPMPAADWARGYGVLPGTRLE, encoded by the coding sequence ATGAGGGTGGCCTTCTTCGGCACCCCCTCCTGGGCGGTGCCTGTCCTGGACGCGTTAAACCGCCACCACCAGGTGGTCTTGGTGGTGACCCAGCCCGATAAGCCCAAAGGTAGGGGCCTGAAGCCCGCCCCGAGCCCCGTGGCCCAGTACGCCCTGGAGCACGGCCTCCCCCTCCTCAAGCCCGAGCGCCTCAAGGGGAACGAGGAGTTCCTGGAGACTTTCCGGGCCGCAAGTCCAGAGGTGGCCGTCACCGCCGCCTACGGCAAGATCCTGCCCAAGGAGGTCCTCGAGGTTCCCCCCTACGGCTTCCTCAACCTCCACCCCTCCCTTTTGCCCAAGTACCGGGGCCCAGCCCCCGTGCCCTGGGCCCTCATCCGGGGGGAGAAGGAGACCGGGGTGGCCATCATGAAGACCGAGGAGGGGCTGGACACCGGCCCCCTCTACGCCCTCTGGCGCACGGAGATCCTGCCGGAGGAGGACGCGGTGGCCCTCGCCGAGCGCCTAAGGGATAAGGGCATAGAGCTTCTCCTAAAGGTTTTGCAGGACCTTCCCCACCTCACGCCCACGCCCCAGGAGGGCGAGGCCAGCTACGCCCCCCTCCTCACCAAGGAGGAGGGGAGGATTCGCTTTGGGGAAAGCGCCGAGGCCATCTATAACCGCCACCGGGGGGTCCAGCCTTGGCCCGGGAGTTACTTCTTCCACGAGGGCAGGCGGGTCAAAGTTCTAAAGATGCGCCCTGAACCGGGTCAAGGAGAGCCCGGCGTGGTCCAGGCGGTGGACCGGGAGGGGGTCCTGGTGGGGACGGGCGAAGGGCTCATCCGGCTTTTAGAGGTCCAGCCCGAGGGCCGGCGTCCCATGCCCGCCGCCGACTGGGCCCGGGGCTACGGGGTTTTGCCGGGGACCCGCCTAGAGTAG
- the def gene encoding peptide deformylase, with protein MIYPIRLYGDPVLRKKARPVQDFSGLKKLAEDMLETMWEARGVGLAAPQIGLSQRLFVAVEYADEPDEEERPLRDLVRQVYVVVNPVITHREGLVEGLEGCLSLPGLYSEEVPRAERIRVEFQDEEGRKRTLELEGYMARVFQHEIDHLEGVLFFERLPKPKREAFLEEHRAELARFQKEARAFLKELSQ; from the coding sequence ATGATCTACCCCATCCGCCTCTACGGGGACCCGGTTCTGCGGAAGAAGGCCCGCCCCGTCCAGGACTTTTCCGGCCTCAAGAAGCTCGCCGAGGACATGCTGGAGACCATGTGGGAGGCCCGGGGGGTGGGGCTTGCCGCCCCGCAGATCGGCCTTTCCCAGAGGCTCTTCGTGGCCGTGGAGTACGCCGACGAGCCCGATGAGGAGGAGAGGCCCCTGAGGGACCTGGTGCGCCAGGTCTACGTGGTGGTCAACCCGGTCATCACCCACCGGGAGGGGCTGGTGGAGGGGCTCGAGGGGTGCCTCTCCCTGCCCGGCCTCTACTCCGAGGAGGTGCCCCGGGCCGAGCGCATCCGGGTGGAGTTCCAGGACGAGGAGGGGCGCAAGAGGACGCTGGAGCTGGAGGGATACATGGCCCGGGTGTTCCAGCACGAGATAGACCACCTGGAGGGCGTACTCTTCTTTGAGCGCCTGCCCAAGCCCAAGCGGGAGGCCTTCTTGGAGGAGCACCGGGCCGAGCTCGCCCGCTTCCAAAAGGAGGCCCGGGCCTTCTTGAAGGAGCTTTCCCAATGA
- a CDS encoding CdaR family protein translates to MRDWPALLLSFLAALAVWYSLKERAPVVERALSAPLQVVGLEGDRVAEGVPREVLLRLRGPAPLVEGTPPVSAYLDLSGAEGAFSREVRVAAPRGVEVLEVRPARVEGRGEALLSRPLPVEVLAQGVWVRTEPAFVEARGPRSQVEAAVAAVGLDQGEEVALTAFGPEGPLPAVTLSPPKARVVAREEPLFRKVLPLVLKAPEGLEVLDYAPKEVEVVGPREVLEGLEEVEARPQEGFRPGEVAGPFLLTLPPGVRPLGQVLGRARFALK, encoded by the coding sequence ATGCGTGACTGGCCCGCCCTCCTCCTCTCCTTCCTGGCCGCCCTGGCCGTCTGGTACTCCCTCAAGGAGCGGGCCCCCGTGGTGGAAAGGGCCCTGAGCGCTCCCCTCCAGGTGGTGGGCCTGGAAGGGGACCGGGTGGCGGAGGGGGTGCCCAGGGAGGTCCTCCTGCGCCTCCGGGGCCCCGCCCCCCTGGTGGAGGGCACGCCCCCCGTCTCCGCCTACCTGGACCTCTCCGGGGCCGAGGGGGCCTTCAGCCGGGAGGTGCGCGTGGCCGCCCCCCGGGGGGTGGAGGTCCTGGAGGTGCGCCCGGCCAGAGTGGAGGGGCGGGGGGAGGCCCTTTTGAGCCGTCCCTTGCCGGTGGAGGTCCTGGCCCAGGGGGTGTGGGTGCGCACCGAGCCCGCCTTCGTGGAGGCCAGAGGCCCCAGGAGCCAGGTGGAGGCGGCGGTGGCGGCCGTTGGCCTGGACCAGGGGGAGGAGGTGGCCCTCACCGCCTTCGGGCCGGAAGGCCCCCTGCCCGCGGTGACCCTCTCCCCGCCCAAGGCGCGGGTGGTGGCCCGGGAGGAGCCCCTGTTCCGCAAGGTGCTCCCCCTGGTCCTAAAGGCCCCGGAGGGCCTCGAGGTGCTGGACTACGCCCCCAAGGAGGTGGAGGTGGTGGGGCCCAGGGAGGTTCTGGAGGGCCTTGAAGAGGTGGAGGCCAGGCCCCAGGAGGGCTTCCGGCCCGGGGAGGTGGCGGGCCCCTTTCTCCTCACCCTGCCTCCGGGGGTGAGGCCCCTGGGCCAGGTTTTGGGAAGGGCCCGGTTTGCGCTAAAATAG
- the cdaA gene encoding diadenylate cyclase CdaA: MAFTWRDLLDILLVTALFYSLWRLIVGTRALNLVRGLLVYLLVWFLANLLGLATLSWILGNAATLGAFALIVVFQPELRGLLERLGRPQGPRATSLALEELLLGVARLAERRYGALIALERRTPLGEYAATGEVLEARLSARLLVTLFYPGTPLHDGGAILREGRLLAAGCLFPLSEAQVGLGTRHRAALGLSEVSDALVLVVSEETGSVRLAEGGRLSPPLSLEALRARLKEALHA; this comes from the coding sequence ATGGCCTTCACCTGGCGTGACCTTTTGGACATCCTTCTCGTCACCGCCCTCTTTTACTCCCTCTGGCGCCTCATCGTGGGCACCCGGGCCTTGAACCTGGTCCGGGGGCTTCTCGTCTACCTTCTGGTCTGGTTCCTGGCCAACCTCCTGGGGCTTGCCACCCTTTCCTGGATCCTGGGCAACGCCGCCACGCTGGGGGCCTTCGCCCTGATCGTGGTCTTCCAGCCGGAGCTCAGGGGGCTTCTGGAGCGCCTGGGCCGTCCCCAGGGGCCCAGGGCCACCTCCTTGGCCCTGGAGGAGCTCCTTCTGGGGGTGGCCCGCCTCGCCGAAAGGCGGTACGGGGCCCTGATCGCCCTGGAAAGGCGCACCCCTTTGGGGGAGTACGCTGCCACGGGGGAGGTCCTAGAGGCCAGGCTTTCCGCCCGCCTGCTGGTGACCCTCTTTTACCCCGGGACGCCCCTCCACGACGGAGGGGCCATCCTGCGGGAGGGGAGGCTTCTTGCGGCGGGGTGTCTCTTTCCCCTCTCCGAGGCCCAGGTGGGCCTCGGCACCCGGCACCGAGCCGCCTTGGGCCTCTCCGAGGTCTCCGACGCCCTGGTCCTGGTGGTGAGCGAGGAGACGGGGAGCGTCCGGCTGGCCGAGGGGGGGAGGCTCTCCCCGCCCCTCAGCCTCGAGGCCCTGCGGGCCCGGCTCAAGGAGGCGCTGCATGCGTGA
- a CDS encoding phosphopentomutase, giving the protein MKVVAIVLDSVGLGYLPDAPLFGDEGADTLDHTVLKTGVALPHLADLGLGWVAGVHTLPRPKEPKGAFGRMREVNPGKDTTTGHWEFVGIYLEKPFRTYPEGFPEELLRAWAERIGVGGWLLNRPYSGTEAIRDYGEAHLKTGYPIVYTSADSVFQVAAHVERVPLEELYHWCQVARETLRGEHQVARVIARPFAGEPGAFYRLEHLRRDFALEPPRNVLDVLKEGGLEVVGVGKIPDIYAGRGFTRAVKTKDNKGGLEKTLALMEEGFSGLVFTNLVDFDAKYGHRRNPEGYARALEEVDRFLPRLLSALGPEDHLFLVSDHGNDPTFLGTDHTREYGMLLWVGPGVRGDLGTRESFADLGATWARLFGLAWEGPGKSLV; this is encoded by the coding sequence ATGAAGGTGGTGGCCATCGTCCTGGACTCGGTGGGCCTGGGCTACCTGCCGGACGCCCCCCTTTTCGGCGACGAGGGGGCAGACACCCTGGACCACACCGTCCTCAAGACGGGCGTGGCCCTGCCCCACCTGGCCGACCTGGGCCTGGGGTGGGTGGCCGGGGTCCACACCCTGCCCAGGCCCAAGGAGCCCAAAGGGGCCTTTGGCCGCATGCGGGAGGTGAACCCGGGCAAGGACACCACCACCGGGCACTGGGAGTTCGTGGGCATCTACCTGGAAAAGCCCTTCCGCACCTACCCCGAGGGCTTTCCCGAGGAGCTCCTTCGGGCCTGGGCGGAGCGGATCGGGGTGGGGGGGTGGCTTCTCAACCGCCCCTACTCCGGCACCGAGGCCATCCGGGACTACGGGGAGGCCCACCTGAAGACGGGCTACCCCATCGTCTACACCTCGGCGGACTCGGTCTTCCAGGTGGCCGCCCACGTGGAGAGAGTCCCCCTGGAGGAGCTTTACCACTGGTGCCAGGTGGCCCGGGAGACGCTAAGGGGCGAGCACCAGGTGGCCCGGGTCATCGCCCGGCCCTTCGCCGGGGAGCCCGGGGCCTTTTACCGCCTGGAGCACCTCCGGCGGGACTTCGCCCTGGAGCCTCCCAGAAACGTTCTGGACGTCTTGAAGGAAGGGGGCCTCGAGGTGGTGGGCGTGGGCAAGATCCCCGACATTTACGCCGGGCGCGGCTTCACCCGGGCGGTCAAGACCAAGGACAACAAGGGCGGCCTGGAGAAGACCCTGGCCCTCATGGAAGAGGGCTTTTCCGGCCTCGTCTTCACCAACCTGGTGGATTTTGACGCCAAGTACGGCCACCGCCGAAACCCCGAGGGGTACGCCAGGGCCCTAGAGGAGGTGGACCGCTTCCTCCCCCGGCTCCTTTCCGCCCTGGGCCCGGAGGACCACCTCTTTCTGGTCTCCGACCACGGCAACGACCCCACCTTCTTGGGCACGGACCACACCCGGGAGTACGGGATGCTCCTCTGGGTGGGCCCGGGGGTCAGGGGGGACCTGGGCACCCGGGAGAGCTTCGCCGACCTGGGGGCCACCTGGGCCAGGCTTTTCGGGCTCGCCTGGGAGGGGCCGGGGAAGAGCTTGGTGTAG
- the zapE gene encoding AFG1/ZapE family ATPase, translating into MRLTERYPEVNLEKLLESFVPPPRFQGATFATYHPDPRYPSQALAKERLRSWVRDRPRGLLRPRMPGPQGIYLDGGFGVGKTHLLVAAYWEAPGPKAFLTFEELTYALGLMGLKEGARRFSGLRYLFIDEFELDDPGNAQMATHFLALTMDKGLRVATTSNTPPGALGEGRFNADQFRHQIQGLARRFAVERIEGEDYRHREAKGLPRPWGEEELLRRFHEDPRPKTLDAFPELLAHLRALHPIRYRYLFVGVEVVYLRGLEPIPDQNDALRFVHFVDQVYNLGLELKASGAPLEALFPETYRHGAFAKKYGRALSRLAELLG; encoded by the coding sequence ATGCGCCTCACGGAGCGCTACCCCGAGGTCAACCTGGAGAAGCTTCTTGAAAGCTTCGTCCCGCCCCCCCGCTTCCAGGGGGCCACCTTCGCCACCTACCACCCGGACCCCCGCTACCCCTCCCAGGCCCTGGCCAAGGAGCGGCTGCGAAGCTGGGTAAGGGACCGCCCCCGGGGCCTCCTCCGGCCCAGGATGCCGGGCCCCCAGGGCATCTATCTGGACGGGGGCTTTGGCGTGGGCAAGACCCACCTCCTGGTGGCCGCCTACTGGGAGGCCCCGGGCCCCAAGGCCTTCCTCACCTTTGAGGAGCTCACCTACGCCCTGGGCCTCATGGGCCTCAAGGAGGGAGCGAGGCGCTTTTCTGGCCTCCGCTACCTCTTCATAGACGAGTTTGAGCTGGACGACCCCGGCAACGCCCAGATGGCCACCCACTTCCTGGCCCTCACCATGGACAAGGGCCTCAGGGTGGCCACCACCTCCAACACCCCGCCCGGGGCCCTGGGGGAGGGGCGCTTCAACGCCGATCAGTTCCGCCACCAGATCCAGGGCCTGGCCAGGCGCTTCGCCGTGGAGAGGATAGAGGGGGAGGACTACCGCCACCGCGAAGCCAAGGGCCTCCCCCGGCCCTGGGGGGAGGAGGAGCTTCTTAGACGCTTCCACGAAGACCCCAGGCCCAAGACCCTGGACGCCTTCCCCGAGCTCCTGGCCCACCTCCGCGCCCTCCACCCCATCCGCTACCGCTACCTCTTCGTTGGCGTGGAGGTGGTCTACCTGCGGGGCCTGGAGCCCATCCCCGACCAGAACGACGCCCTCCGCTTCGTCCACTTCGTGGACCAGGTTTACAACCTGGGCCTGGAGCTCAAGGCCTCGGGGGCCCCCCTCGAGGCCCTCTTCCCCGAGACCTACCGCCACGGGGCCTTCGCCAAAAAGTACGGGCGGGCCCTTTCCCGCCTGGCGGAGCTTTTGGGGTAG